The following proteins come from a genomic window of Candidatus Bipolaricaulis sibiricus:
- a CDS encoding Transketolase — protein MSRTDDERLAVSAARILAVEMVERAKSGHPGLPLGAAPMACTLWTRHLKHNPRDPTWPDRDRFVLSAGHGSALLYALLHLAGYDLSLDELQRFRQWGSRTPGHPEAGLTPGVEATTGPLGQGLAMAVGMAMAEAHLAARFNRPGHLVVDHRTYVLASDGDLMEGISAEACALAGHLRLGKLIVLYDQNGISLAGATDLAFSEDVPDRFAAQGWHVVEVDDGNDLSAVDRALAAAKERADQPSLLCVRTTIGYGAPTKAGTFHVHGAPLGEAELRATKHALGWPDEPPFSVPDGARRPFEEAAARGAEAERRWTEAVARYAVDHPELAREFARRVSGDLPGGWDRDVPQFPGGAKGISTRKASEAVLQGLAPNVPELVGGSADLNPSCLTWLRGEGDFGNPPGPADPQGEVGGGWSYGGRNVHFGVREHAMGAIAVGMARHGGVRPFVGTFLVFSDYMRPSIRMSALMHVPVVFVFTHDSIALGEDGPTHQPVEHLVALRAIPNLTVIRPADAAETVEAWRAALRRRDGPTALILTRQDLPVLDRTRVASPDGLHRGGYILWESAPGNDPDLILIATGSEVHIALDAGEQLARDGLPVRVVALPSWELFDLQPRDYRDQVLPPQVRARVAVEAAHRIGWEHYVGLDGEIVGLSSFGASAPGPVLLREFGITAAAVVTAGQRALNRVAVGRRGDYHGQAGP, from the coding sequence GTGAGCCGAACCGATGACGAACGCCTAGCGGTGAGCGCTGCGCGCATCCTTGCCGTGGAGATGGTGGAGCGGGCGAAGTCCGGCCATCCCGGACTCCCCCTCGGCGCAGCACCGATGGCGTGCACGCTGTGGACGCGTCACCTCAAGCACAACCCACGCGATCCCACGTGGCCGGATCGCGATCGGTTCGTCCTGTCGGCTGGGCATGGCTCGGCCTTGCTGTACGCCCTCCTCCACCTCGCGGGGTACGATCTATCCCTCGACGAGCTGCAGCGGTTCCGCCAGTGGGGAAGTCGCACCCCCGGCCACCCCGAGGCTGGCCTCACGCCGGGGGTCGAGGCCACGACCGGCCCTTTGGGCCAGGGGTTGGCCATGGCTGTCGGGATGGCCATGGCGGAAGCCCACCTCGCGGCGCGGTTCAACCGGCCGGGCCATCTCGTGGTCGACCATCGAACCTACGTCTTGGCCAGCGATGGCGACCTCATGGAGGGGATATCAGCGGAGGCGTGTGCCCTTGCCGGACACCTCCGCCTCGGGAAGCTGATCGTCCTCTACGACCAGAACGGGATCTCACTCGCCGGCGCTACCGATCTTGCGTTCAGCGAAGACGTCCCGGACCGGTTTGCGGCGCAGGGGTGGCACGTGGTCGAGGTCGACGACGGGAACGACCTGTCGGCGGTGGATCGCGCCCTCGCGGCGGCGAAGGAGAGAGCGGACCAGCCGTCCCTCCTCTGCGTGCGGACGACGATCGGCTATGGTGCGCCAACGAAGGCCGGGACGTTTCACGTCCACGGTGCCCCGCTGGGGGAAGCGGAGCTGCGGGCAACGAAGCACGCGCTGGGCTGGCCCGACGAGCCCCCGTTCTCTGTCCCGGACGGGGCACGGAGGCCGTTTGAGGAGGCGGCGGCCCGCGGGGCGGAGGCCGAGCGGCGGTGGACTGAGGCCGTGGCGCGCTATGCGGTGGATCACCCGGAGCTGGCCCGTGAGTTCGCGCGCCGGGTGAGCGGCGATCTCCCGGGGGGCTGGGACCGGGACGTGCCTCAGTTCCCGGGAGGAGCAAAGGGCATCTCGACCCGCAAGGCTTCCGAGGCCGTCCTCCAAGGACTCGCCCCAAACGTCCCCGAGCTTGTGGGGGGGTCGGCAGACCTCAATCCGTCGTGCCTGACCTGGCTTCGCGGTGAGGGCGACTTCGGGAACCCGCCGGGACCGGCGGACCCACAAGGCGAGGTGGGCGGCGGCTGGAGCTACGGCGGCCGGAACGTTCACTTCGGGGTCCGCGAGCACGCGATGGGGGCGATTGCGGTGGGAATGGCCCGTCACGGTGGGGTGCGGCCATTTGTGGGCACGTTCCTCGTCTTCTCGGATTACATGCGCCCCTCGATCCGCATGTCCGCCCTCATGCACGTGCCGGTCGTGTTCGTGTTCACCCATGACTCGATTGCCCTTGGCGAGGACGGCCCGACCCACCAGCCGGTCGAACACCTGGTCGCGCTGCGCGCGATTCCGAACCTGACCGTGATCCGTCCCGCCGATGCCGCCGAGACCGTGGAGGCATGGCGGGCTGCTCTCCGCCGGCGGGATGGCCCCACGGCCCTCATCCTCACGCGGCAGGACCTCCCCGTCCTCGACCGGACCCGTGTTGCCTCCCCTGACGGCCTGCACCGGGGGGGGTACATCCTGTGGGAGAGCGCACCGGGGAATGATCCTGATCTGATCCTCATCGCGACCGGATCGGAGGTCCACATCGCGCTCGACGCGGGGGAGCAGCTGGCCCGGGACGGCCTCCCGGTGAGGGTCGTCGCGCTCCCGAGCTGGGAGTTGTTCGACCTCCAGCCGCGTGACTACCGGGACCAGGTCCTCCCTCCCCAGGTCCGTGCGCGGGTGGCAGTCGAGGCCGCGCACCGGATCGGGTGGGAACATTACGTTGGCCTGGACGGAGAAATCGTCGGGCTGTCATCGTTCGGGGCCAGCGCGCCTGGCCCCGTCCTTCTGCGGGAGTTCGGGATCACCGCCGCCGCCGTGGTCACCGCAGGCCAGCGAGCCCTGAATAGGGTTGCCGTCGGCAGGCGCGGGGACTACCATGGGCAGGCGGGTCCGTAG
- a CDS encoding Adenylosuccinate lyase translates to MTHDRYALVPMSDLWTPDAQYSTWLKVELAALAALEKHGVVPSGTAAAVSARARVDPERIRFWEGEVGHDLVAFLWAVEETAGREGRWLHYGLTSSDVKDTALALTLVRALDLVRTRATRLEATLRKLAVQHRDTPVLGRTHGQAAAPTTFGLKVLAWADELGRVLDRLDRARDRIAVGKLSGAVGTHAFFPPQAEETALASLGLRPCPVTTQVVSRDRHAEVVFALASAASLVEKVALEVRLLSRSEVGEVAEGTPEGSSAMPHKQNPILSERLCGLARVVRAAVNPALEDNALWHERDMSHSSVERVLLPQCFTLVDYMLARAADLVDRLVVFPDRMKEHLVEAGGLPFSEGLLLALVRSGLGRREAHALVARLASQARERRADLARVAGEDPAIRDRLSREELEAVFDLSNSLRDAGVAFDRAWPHGYTG, encoded by the coding sequence GTGACGCACGACCGTTATGCGCTCGTCCCGATGTCCGACCTCTGGACGCCCGATGCCCAGTACTCGACGTGGTTGAAGGTCGAGCTCGCTGCTCTGGCCGCGTTGGAGAAGCACGGGGTGGTCCCCTCCGGCACTGCCGCTGCGGTCTCCGCGCGGGCGCGCGTCGACCCTGAGCGAATCCGGTTCTGGGAGGGGGAGGTTGGACACGACCTCGTGGCCTTCCTGTGGGCGGTGGAGGAGACGGCCGGACGGGAGGGCCGCTGGCTCCACTACGGGCTCACCTCGTCCGACGTGAAGGACACCGCGCTCGCCCTGACCCTTGTCCGGGCCCTTGACCTTGTGCGCACCCGAGCGACGCGCCTCGAGGCCACGCTGCGCAAGCTCGCGGTGCAACACCGCGACACCCCGGTTCTCGGCCGAACCCATGGCCAGGCTGCGGCGCCAACCACGTTCGGCCTCAAGGTACTGGCGTGGGCGGATGAGCTGGGCCGCGTGCTGGACCGCCTTGACCGAGCGCGCGACCGAATCGCAGTGGGCAAGCTCTCCGGAGCGGTGGGAACCCATGCCTTCTTCCCTCCCCAGGCCGAAGAGACGGCCCTCGCCTCGCTCGGGCTCCGGCCGTGCCCGGTCACGACCCAGGTGGTGTCCCGCGACCGCCACGCCGAGGTCGTGTTCGCCCTCGCCTCGGCCGCGTCGCTCGTGGAGAAGGTTGCCCTCGAGGTGCGGCTCCTGTCGCGGTCCGAGGTAGGGGAAGTTGCCGAGGGAACCCCGGAGGGGTCGTCGGCCATGCCCCACAAGCAGAACCCGATCCTGTCCGAGCGGCTGTGCGGTCTGGCGCGGGTCGTGCGGGCTGCAGTCAACCCGGCCCTGGAGGACAATGCTCTGTGGCACGAGCGGGACATGTCCCATTCATCGGTCGAACGGGTGCTCCTTCCCCAGTGCTTCACCCTTGTCGACTACATGCTGGCCCGGGCAGCGGATCTTGTGGACAGGCTCGTCGTCTTTCCGGATCGCATGAAGGAGCACCTCGTCGAAGCAGGCGGGCTTCCCTTCTCCGAGGGGCTCCTTCTCGCGCTCGTGCGGTCGGGATTGGGCCGGCGAGAGGCTCACGCCCTGGTCGCCCGTCTGGCATCCCAAGCTCGGGAGCGCAGAGCAGACCTCGCCCGCGTTGCTGGCGAAGACCCGGCCATCCGCGACCGGCTGAGCCGCGAGGAGCTGGAGGCTGTGTTCGACCTGAGCAACTCGCTTCGCGACGCCGGCGTGGCGTTCGACCGGGCATGGCCCCACGGGTATACTGGGTGA
- a CDS encoding Isoleucyl-tRNA synthetase, with the protein MGFMKLEADPGARERAVLAFWEESQAFARSLDARRNGPRFVFYEGPPTANGRPHIGHLLARLQKDLFPRYHTMRGRYVGRKAGWDCHGLPVELEVEKALGITTKAEIEQYGVEAFVTRCRESVQTYIRAWEEMIRRLGFWIDLSNPYTTYADDYVETLWWELKEIHARGLLYPGHKILPYCPRCGTSLSSHEVAQGYARVADPSVFVRMPLADAPNVALLVWTTTPWTLPANVAVAIQPEAPYAEVEYNGERLVLAASRVSAVLGDDARVLRLLPGHELVGKAYEPVYRLATGEAAYRVQPAGFVSLDEGTGIVHIAPAFGEEDYSLGREANLPFLQPVDRGGRFTDEFKLAAGMFVKDADPTILRDLAERGRLFRREDYEHDYPFCWRCDTPLLYYALDSWFIATTQAKDEIITASQTVAWHPPHVGESRFGDFLASMRDWALSRDRYWGTPLPVWTCTGCGAVRVVGSRAELVEWAVDPDLARTVELHRPYVDRVELRCRCGRTLRRVPYVLDTWFDSGSMHTAQWHYPFENQDQFTANYPADFISEGLDQTRGWFYTMLVTGVLLHGSAPYRNVLVTGMGLDREGQKMSKSRGNVLDPMPLVEAHGADAVRWYLASESAPWNERRYDESGAQQARFGFLDTVRNCHDFFVLYAEIDGFSADMAVRPVAERPPLDRWLVSRVATTVERVTAALDGFDPLAATREIGALVDDLSNWYIRLSRPRFWGGGLTQDKIAAYGTLYEALRTLALLLAPFTPFLAEALWMSLRMDHDPDSVHLADWPTAPQRDPALEAQMTRVRSVASLALSARNLAKVKVRQPLSTLYVLHRDGDESIPDELWALVRDEVNVKAVVRADTFDPYRVPRLSPDFRRLGPAYGDRAPKIAAALSHTDPRRAAADLATRGRIELKIDGEVLTLDSDLVRVEWKATEGYAVAAGPDGAVALDLKLDEVLKAEGDLRELVHRLQLARKEAGFAVTDRIELGYDGPIGAIFRRFSDRIGAEVLAVAITQGELPGAEHEVDLVVHGRSGTVWLKRSRR; encoded by the coding sequence GTGGGGTTCATGAAGCTTGAGGCAGATCCAGGGGCCCGCGAACGCGCGGTGCTCGCGTTCTGGGAGGAGAGCCAGGCGTTCGCGCGGTCACTCGACGCGCGCCGCAACGGGCCACGGTTTGTGTTCTATGAGGGGCCGCCGACAGCCAACGGGCGCCCCCACATCGGGCACCTCCTCGCCCGACTGCAGAAGGACCTCTTCCCCCGCTACCACACGATGCGGGGCCGCTATGTGGGCCGCAAGGCGGGTTGGGACTGCCACGGCCTGCCCGTGGAGCTCGAAGTGGAGAAGGCGTTGGGCATCACCACCAAGGCCGAGATCGAGCAGTACGGAGTCGAAGCGTTCGTCACCCGGTGCCGGGAGTCGGTGCAGACGTACATCCGCGCCTGGGAGGAGATGATCCGACGCCTCGGGTTCTGGATCGACCTCAGCAACCCCTATACGACGTACGCCGACGACTACGTGGAGACCCTGTGGTGGGAGCTCAAGGAGATCCACGCGCGGGGGCTCCTCTACCCTGGTCACAAGATCCTCCCCTATTGCCCCCGCTGCGGAACTTCGCTGTCCTCGCACGAGGTGGCCCAGGGTTACGCCCGGGTGGCGGACCCCTCGGTGTTCGTCCGAATGCCCCTGGCTGATGCGCCGAACGTGGCATTGCTGGTGTGGACGACAACCCCGTGGACGCTGCCCGCCAACGTTGCGGTCGCCATCCAGCCCGAGGCCCCGTACGCTGAGGTCGAGTACAACGGGGAGCGCCTCGTTCTTGCCGCGTCCCGGGTGTCGGCGGTGCTCGGCGACGACGCGCGGGTCCTCCGGCTCCTGCCGGGACACGAACTCGTGGGCAAGGCGTACGAACCTGTGTACCGGTTGGCGACGGGCGAGGCGGCGTACCGAGTGCAGCCGGCGGGCTTCGTGTCGCTGGACGAGGGGACGGGAATCGTCCACATCGCTCCTGCGTTTGGGGAAGAGGACTACTCGCTGGGCCGAGAGGCCAATCTACCCTTCCTCCAACCGGTGGACCGGGGAGGGCGGTTCACCGACGAGTTCAAGCTTGCAGCCGGCATGTTCGTGAAAGACGCAGACCCAACCATCCTCCGGGATCTTGCCGAGCGAGGGCGGCTGTTCCGCAGAGAGGACTACGAGCACGACTACCCGTTCTGTTGGCGGTGCGACACGCCGCTCCTGTACTACGCCCTCGACTCGTGGTTCATCGCCACCACGCAAGCCAAGGACGAGATCATCACGGCGAGCCAGACCGTGGCGTGGCACCCCCCGCACGTCGGGGAGAGCCGATTCGGGGACTTCCTCGCCTCGATGCGGGACTGGGCCCTGTCACGGGACCGATACTGGGGGACTCCCCTGCCAGTCTGGACGTGCACGGGGTGTGGCGCGGTGCGGGTTGTCGGGTCCCGCGCCGAGCTTGTGGAGTGGGCGGTCGACCCCGACCTCGCGCGCACGGTGGAACTCCATCGACCCTACGTGGACCGGGTCGAGCTCCGCTGTCGGTGCGGCCGCACCCTGCGCCGCGTGCCGTACGTGCTCGACACGTGGTTTGACTCCGGGTCGATGCACACCGCGCAGTGGCACTACCCGTTCGAGAACCAGGATCAGTTCACGGCGAACTATCCCGCGGACTTCATCAGCGAGGGGCTCGACCAAACGCGAGGTTGGTTCTACACGATGCTCGTCACGGGGGTCCTCCTGCACGGGTCAGCCCCGTACCGGAACGTCCTCGTCACCGGGATGGGACTCGATCGCGAGGGTCAGAAGATGAGCAAGTCACGGGGCAACGTGCTCGACCCGATGCCCCTCGTCGAGGCTCACGGCGCCGACGCGGTGCGGTGGTACCTCGCCTCCGAATCCGCCCCATGGAACGAGCGGCGCTACGATGAGAGCGGGGCCCAACAGGCCCGGTTCGGGTTCCTCGACACGGTGCGCAACTGCCATGACTTCTTCGTTCTCTACGCCGAGATCGACGGGTTCTCCGCGGACATGGCGGTCCGTCCGGTCGCGGAGCGTCCCCCGCTCGATCGGTGGCTCGTCTCCCGCGTGGCAACCACAGTCGAACGGGTCACAGCAGCACTCGATGGGTTCGACCCCCTCGCTGCAACCCGCGAGATCGGGGCCCTCGTCGATGACCTCTCCAACTGGTACATCCGTCTCTCCCGTCCCCGGTTCTGGGGCGGGGGGCTGACCCAAGACAAGATCGCGGCCTACGGAACCCTGTACGAGGCGCTGCGGACACTCGCCCTCCTTCTTGCCCCGTTCACCCCATTCCTCGCCGAAGCGCTGTGGATGTCGCTTCGGATGGACCACGACCCAGATTCGGTGCACCTTGCGGACTGGCCGACGGCACCGCAGCGCGATCCCGCCCTCGAGGCGCAGATGACCCGCGTGCGAAGCGTGGCCTCGCTCGCGCTCTCGGCGCGCAACCTGGCCAAGGTCAAGGTCCGCCAACCCCTGTCCACCCTCTACGTCCTCCACCGCGACGGAGACGAGAGTATCCCAGACGAGCTGTGGGCCCTGGTCCGTGACGAGGTGAACGTCAAGGCGGTTGTCCGGGCCGATACCTTCGATCCCTACCGCGTTCCCAGGCTATCTCCCGACTTCCGGCGGCTGGGCCCCGCTTACGGGGACCGGGCGCCCAAGATCGCCGCCGCCCTCAGCCACACCGACCCCCGCCGCGCCGCGGCCGACCTCGCAACCCGAGGTCGGATCGAGCTGAAGATCGACGGCGAGGTGCTCACGCTCGACTCCGACCTGGTCCGGGTGGAGTGGAAGGCGACCGAGGGGTACGCCGTGGCAGCGGGCCCGGATGGAGCCGTGGCCCTTGACCTCAAGCTCGACGAGGTGCTCAAGGCGGAGGGCGACCTGCGGGAACTCGTCCACCGCCTCCAGCTCGCCCGCAAGGAGGCGGGGTTTGCAGTCACGGACCGGATCGAACTCGGGTACGATGGACCGATCGGCGCGATCTTCCGTCGCTTCTCGGACCGTATCGGGGCCGAGGTCCTCGCCGTGGCCATCACCCAAGGGGAGCTACCCGGCGCTGAACACGAGGTGGATCTCGTGGTCCACGGTCGCAGCGGGACAGTCTGGCTCAAGCGGAGCAGGAGGTAG
- a CDS encoding Adenylosuccinate synthetase gives MSAIAVIGAQWGDEAKGKVVHHLCRKARMCVRFNGGANAGHTVEDEWGTARLHLVPSGALHPECQGVIGHGVALDPWGLEQELAELRTQGRPEPDLYLSDRVHLVLPYHRTRELASGDADRIGTTRRGIGPAYEDRVARRGLRLADLDDRLFVEEHVHRSARDAAYTGDLDRIVADLLRFRERFSSRIGDAREWITAALDRGEPVVFEGAQGTLLDLDLGTYPYVTSSVTTVHGICWGTGVRAEPTRIIGVTKAYTTRVGEGPFPSEDTGPAGERLRNRGKEYGATTGRPRRCGWLDLVALRYAHEVNRFTGLALTKLDVLSGLDEIAVAVGYRIGGRTVDRFPARAADLARAEPVYDRLPGWDADIAGAQDFAALPPAAQRFVRRIEDEVGAAVELIGTGPGAAAIIEREGG, from the coding sequence GTGTCGGCGATCGCCGTGATCGGCGCCCAATGGGGCGATGAAGCGAAGGGAAAGGTCGTTCACCACCTGTGCCGGAAGGCGCGGATGTGCGTCCGGTTCAACGGAGGAGCCAACGCGGGGCACACGGTGGAGGACGAGTGGGGCACAGCCCGCCTTCACCTCGTGCCGTCCGGGGCACTGCACCCCGAGTGCCAGGGGGTGATCGGCCACGGTGTAGCCCTTGACCCATGGGGTTTGGAACAGGAGCTCGCCGAGCTCCGTACGCAGGGACGCCCAGAGCCGGACCTCTACCTCTCGGATCGGGTTCACCTCGTCCTCCCCTACCACCGCACGCGGGAACTGGCGAGCGGAGATGCCGACCGGATTGGCACGACCCGCCGCGGAATCGGGCCCGCCTACGAGGACCGCGTTGCCCGGCGCGGCCTCCGACTGGCCGACCTCGACGACAGGCTGTTTGTCGAGGAGCACGTGCACCGGTCCGCCCGCGACGCGGCGTACACGGGCGATCTCGATCGGATCGTCGCCGATCTTCTTCGGTTCCGCGAGCGGTTCTCCTCCCGGATCGGCGACGCTCGGGAGTGGATCACCGCAGCCCTCGACCGCGGGGAGCCCGTGGTGTTTGAGGGTGCTCAGGGCACCCTCCTCGACCTCGACCTCGGCACGTACCCCTATGTGACCTCCTCCGTGACCACCGTTCACGGGATCTGCTGGGGAACGGGGGTCCGCGCTGAGCCAACCCGGATCATCGGCGTGACCAAGGCGTACACAACCCGGGTCGGTGAGGGGCCGTTCCCGAGCGAGGACACGGGCCCGGCCGGCGAGCGATTGCGCAACAGGGGGAAGGAGTACGGCGCGACCACCGGGCGGCCCCGGCGCTGCGGGTGGCTCGATCTCGTTGCCCTACGGTACGCCCACGAGGTGAACCGGTTCACCGGGCTTGCGCTGACCAAGCTCGACGTTCTCTCTGGGCTGGACGAGATCGCGGTCGCCGTCGGGTATCGGATCGGGGGACGGACCGTGGACCGATTCCCGGCCCGGGCAGCTGACCTCGCCCGTGCCGAACCCGTCTACGATCGCCTCCCGGGCTGGGATGCGGACATCGCTGGCGCTCAGGACTTCGCGGCACTCCCCCCCGCTGCCCAGCGGTTCGTGCGACGGATCGAAGACGAGGTAGGAGCCGCGGTGGAACTCATCGGCACAGGGCCGGGCGCCGCGGCGATCATCGAGCGGGAGGGCGGATGA
- a CDS encoding 5-carboxymethyl-2-hydroxymuconate delta-isomerase — MRIVRFGRGTWGAVDDDRVWVTLGPGGRRTGRAFALDAVRLLPPARPTKIVCVGRNYREHIREMGHPDEAPAEPGLFLKAPNALAAPGATIPYPPFTRSLSYEGELAVVIGKSMRSVPEQTALDHVLGYTCAIDLTARDRQKSDLQWVRAKSADGFLPLGPWVETTLDPQHVSLRTRVNGELRQDGRTEDMIFPVSRVLAFASSFMTLVPGDVVLTGTPAGVGELHPGDEVEVTIEGIGALRVRIG; from the coding sequence ATGAGGATTGTCCGGTTCGGCCGTGGAACCTGGGGTGCCGTCGATGATGACAGGGTCTGGGTCACCCTTGGCCCAGGTGGACGTCGCACGGGACGGGCGTTCGCCCTCGACGCGGTCCGCCTGCTCCCGCCGGCGCGGCCAACGAAGATCGTGTGTGTGGGACGGAACTATCGGGAGCACATCCGCGAGATGGGACACCCTGACGAGGCTCCGGCCGAGCCGGGGTTGTTCCTCAAGGCCCCCAATGCCCTCGCTGCGCCCGGAGCGACGATTCCGTACCCTCCGTTCACCCGCTCGCTGTCCTACGAGGGCGAGCTCGCCGTCGTCATCGGAAAGTCGATGCGGTCGGTCCCCGAGCAGACCGCATTGGACCACGTCCTCGGCTACACGTGTGCCATCGACCTTACGGCCCGCGACCGTCAGAAGAGCGATCTGCAGTGGGTTCGAGCGAAGTCAGCCGACGGCTTCCTGCCGCTGGGGCCCTGGGTGGAGACCACCCTCGACCCCCAGCACGTGTCGCTCCGGACCCGTGTGAACGGGGAGCTTCGTCAGGATGGGCGCACAGAGGACATGATCTTCCCCGTGTCGCGGGTTCTTGCGTTTGCCAGCTCGTTCATGACGTTGGTTCCCGGAGACGTAGTCCTTACCGGTACCCCCGCTGGAGTGGGGGAACTCCACCCCGGAGACGAGGTCGAGGTCACCATCGAGGGGATTGGCGCTCTCCGCGTGCGCATCGGATGA
- a CDS encoding LSU ribosomal protein L13p (L13Ae), producing the protein MSAARALMIPVQYEEEGMQKTYMAKKGDAGVTFRREWLVVDATDQPLGRLASKLATILQGKHKPTYTPFFDVGDYVIVINADRVRLTGKKWDQKMYYRHSGYVGHLTATPYREVQKRHPEIPIRIAVRRMLPKNELGRRMLRKLKIYPGSEHPHAAQAPSPLSL; encoded by the coding sequence ATGTCCGCAGCGCGGGCGCTTATGATCCCGGTCCAATACGAGGAGGAAGGGATGCAGAAGACCTACATGGCCAAGAAGGGCGACGCGGGGGTCACGTTCCGCCGCGAGTGGCTTGTCGTGGACGCCACCGACCAGCCGCTCGGACGGCTCGCCTCCAAACTGGCGACGATCCTTCAAGGCAAGCACAAGCCAACCTACACCCCGTTCTTTGACGTAGGCGACTACGTGATCGTGATCAACGCCGACCGGGTACGTCTCACGGGCAAGAAGTGGGACCAGAAAATGTACTATCGCCATTCCGGGTACGTGGGGCACCTCACCGCGACCCCCTACCGGGAGGTCCAGAAGCGCCATCCAGAGATTCCGATCCGGATCGCGGTCCGAAGGATGCTCCCCAAGAACGAGCTCGGAAGGCGCATGCTGCGCAAGCTCAAGATCTACCCGGGCTCCGAGCACCCGCACGCTGCGCAGGCTCCGTCGCCGCTCTCGCTGTAG